A single genomic interval of Bradyrhizobium japonicum USDA 6 harbors:
- a CDS encoding DUF4189 domain-containing protein, producing the protein MASNVVARRCAMFFFALSVCVAGARYITDAHAAGAFAVGKCGAYGQAFDYGAEHEARAAAQKQCKGDCTTVTMKRACAAMSVDMANPCGAYGYAVKPKISASLNAATRECYKYGGKECVIRAWACDAKG; encoded by the coding sequence ATGGCTTCGAATGTCGTCGCGCGCCGTTGCGCGATGTTTTTCTTTGCGCTGTCGGTTTGTGTCGCCGGCGCTCGCTACATCACGGATGCGCATGCTGCCGGCGCGTTTGCGGTCGGCAAGTGCGGGGCCTATGGCCAGGCTTTCGATTACGGCGCCGAGCACGAGGCCCGTGCCGCGGCACAGAAGCAGTGCAAGGGCGATTGCACGACGGTGACCATGAAGCGCGCTTGCGCCGCGATGTCGGTCGATATGGCCAACCCGTGCGGCGCCTATGGCTATGCCGTGAAGCCGAAGATCTCGGCCTCGCTCAACGCCGCCACGCGCGAGTGCTACAAATACGGCGGCAAGGAATGCGTGATCCGCGCCTGGGCCTGCGACGCTAAGGGCTGA
- a CDS encoding DUF2000 family protein, with translation MQFDTKIAVVIRTDLQAWQKLNVAAFLTSGIAAAFPDCIGEPYEDASGTTYHALIGQPILIYGADGPALSRAVDRALTRNVKPAVYTEGMFRTTHDAANREAVRAVARAELNLVGIAMRAERKVIDKIVDGLKFHS, from the coding sequence ATGCAGTTCGACACCAAGATCGCCGTCGTGATCCGCACCGATCTTCAGGCTTGGCAGAAGCTCAACGTTGCGGCCTTTCTCACCAGTGGCATCGCGGCAGCGTTTCCCGACTGTATCGGTGAGCCCTACGAGGACGCCTCAGGCACGACATATCACGCGCTGATCGGCCAGCCGATCCTGATCTACGGCGCTGACGGCCCGGCGCTGTCGCGCGCTGTCGACCGCGCGCTCACGCGCAACGTGAAGCCTGCCGTCTATACCGAGGGCATGTTCAGGACCACGCATGATGCCGCTAACCGCGAGGCGGTGAGGGCGGTCGCGCGCGCCGAGCTCAATCTGGTCGGCATCGCGATGCGCGCCGAGCGCAAGGTGATCGACAAGATCGTCGATGGCTTGAAGTTCCATAGCTGA
- the adhP gene encoding alcohol dehydrogenase AdhP, which yields MPTMKAAVVKQFGKPLVIEDVAVPQPGPGEVLVEVKACGVCHTDLHAASGDWPVKPTPPFIPGHEAAGIVAALGPGVKNLKVGDAVGVAWLHDACMACEYCETGWETLCEHQHNTGYSVNGGFAEYVIASAVFAAKLPPTVDFAAIAPILCAGVTTYKGLKETDARPGEWVAISGVGGLGHVAIQYAKAMGFKVAAIDIAEDKLALARETGADLAVNALAADAVNEVLTATGGGAHGVLVTAVSTAAFAQALEIVRRKGTVSLVGLPPGEFPTPIFDVVLKRITVRGSIVGTRRDLAEAVAFATEGKVKAEVTKVPLAQINDVFERMKAGKIDGRMVLDFG from the coding sequence ATGCCAACCATGAAGGCCGCAGTCGTCAAGCAATTCGGCAAGCCGCTGGTGATCGAGGACGTGGCGGTGCCGCAGCCCGGTCCCGGCGAGGTTTTGGTCGAGGTGAAAGCGTGCGGCGTCTGCCACACCGATCTGCACGCCGCTTCCGGCGACTGGCCGGTGAAGCCGACGCCGCCTTTCATTCCCGGCCATGAAGCCGCAGGTATCGTCGCCGCGCTCGGCCCTGGCGTGAAAAACCTGAAGGTTGGCGATGCTGTCGGCGTCGCCTGGCTGCATGACGCCTGTATGGCCTGCGAATATTGCGAGACCGGCTGGGAGACGCTGTGCGAGCACCAGCACAACACCGGCTACAGCGTGAACGGCGGCTTTGCAGAATATGTCATCGCCTCGGCTGTCTTTGCCGCAAAGCTGCCGCCCACCGTCGATTTCGCGGCAATCGCGCCGATCCTGTGCGCCGGCGTCACCACCTACAAGGGATTGAAGGAAACCGACGCGCGGCCCGGCGAATGGGTGGCGATCTCAGGCGTCGGCGGGCTCGGCCATGTCGCGATCCAATACGCCAAGGCGATGGGCTTCAAGGTCGCGGCGATCGATATCGCCGAGGACAAGCTTGCGCTCGCGCGCGAGACCGGCGCCGATCTCGCGGTCAACGCGCTCGCCGCTGATGCCGTAAATGAGGTCCTTACGGCGACCGGAGGCGGGGCGCACGGCGTACTGGTGACGGCGGTCTCGACCGCGGCATTTGCGCAGGCTCTAGAGATAGTGCGCCGGAAGGGCACGGTCAGCCTCGTCGGCCTGCCGCCGGGTGAATTCCCGACGCCGATCTTCGACGTCGTGCTCAAGCGTATCACCGTGCGCGGCTCCATCGTAGGCACCCGCCGGGATCTCGCCGAAGCTGTCGCATTCGCCACCGAGGGCAAGGTCAAGGCCGAGGTGACGAAGGTGCCGCTGGCGCAAATCAACGACGTCTTCGAGCGGATGAAGGCCGGCAAGATCGATGGCCGCATGGTGCTGGACTTTGGCTAG
- a CDS encoding GFA family protein: protein MTSPFTGGCACGAIRYSILGEPLFSNHCQCRDCQRESGSGHGSYMTFARAGVTVTGEAKHWDMVGDSGNVKTRGFCTRCGLPVYMTFAAMPDIFTIRAASLDEPARYKPQVVTYAARGHDWDRLDPDLPKFAGMPPG from the coding sequence ATGACCAGTCCTTTTACCGGCGGCTGCGCCTGCGGCGCGATCCGCTATTCGATTCTCGGTGAGCCGCTGTTCAGCAATCACTGCCAGTGCCGGGATTGCCAGCGCGAAAGCGGTAGCGGCCACGGCTCGTACATGACCTTCGCACGCGCCGGCGTCACGGTGACGGGCGAGGCGAAGCACTGGGACATGGTCGGCGACAGCGGCAACGTGAAGACGCGCGGCTTCTGCACGCGGTGCGGCTTGCCGGTCTACATGACCTTCGCCGCAATGCCCGACATCTTCACCATCCGCGCCGCAAGCCTCGACGAGCCCGCCCGCTACAAGCCGCAGGTGGTCACTTACGCGGCGCGCGGGCATGATTGGGATCGTCTCGACCCGGACCTGCCGAAGTTTGCGGGGATGCCGCCGGGGTGA
- a CDS encoding SRPBCC family protein: MSAAEFKAETKDIVQDIVLEDVFPHAPETIWKTLTSARLIARWLMQPTGFEAVEGKAFTFQTTPGGNWDGVIHCRVLEVVPNRRLVYAWKGGDERNTGYGAPLDTVVTWSLTPVEAGTRIRLVHAGFIMPRNESAYTVMSGGWKKVVRQLDEISGEK, from the coding sequence GTGAGTGCAGCCGAGTTCAAAGCCGAGACAAAAGACATCGTCCAAGACATTGTTTTGGAGGACGTCTTCCCTCACGCGCCCGAGACGATCTGGAAGACGCTGACCAGCGCCCGGTTGATCGCGCGCTGGCTGATGCAGCCGACCGGCTTCGAAGCCGTCGAAGGCAAGGCCTTCACCTTCCAGACAACGCCGGGCGGCAATTGGGACGGCGTGATCCATTGCCGGGTTCTGGAAGTCGTACCTAACCGGCGCCTCGTCTATGCCTGGAAAGGCGGCGACGAACGCAACACCGGCTACGGCGCGCCGCTCGACACCGTCGTGACGTGGTCCCTCACCCCGGTCGAAGCCGGCACGCGGATCCGCCTGGTGCATGCGGGCTTCATCATGCCCAGAAACGAATCGGCCTACACGGTCATGAGCGGCGGCTGGAAGAAGGTTGTCCGCCAGCTCGACGAGATCAGTGGCGAGAAGTGA
- a CDS encoding ArsR/SmtB family transcription factor yields the protein MIEATPNPVTTVMRALADPTRRAVFERVFESKEISVAELTRGSGVTQGAISQHLKSLKQAGLVAERAEGRNVYYRAAPQGLEPLVTWMDHYGVFWRERFQNLRDLLKEIDP from the coding sequence ATGATCGAAGCCACCCCAAATCCCGTCACGACCGTGATGCGTGCCCTCGCCGATCCGACCCGCCGCGCCGTGTTCGAGCGCGTGTTCGAGAGCAAGGAGATCAGCGTCGCCGAGCTCACCCGCGGCAGCGGCGTGACGCAGGGCGCGATCTCGCAGCATTTGAAGTCGCTGAAGCAGGCCGGCCTCGTCGCCGAGCGCGCCGAGGGCCGCAATGTCTATTACCGCGCCGCGCCGCAAGGACTCGAGCCGCTGGTCACCTGGATGGACCATTACGGCGTGTTCTGGCGCGAGCGCTTCCAGAATCTGCGTGACCTCTTGAAGGAGATCGATCCGTGA
- a CDS encoding TetR/AcrR family transcriptional regulator — protein sequence MTKKPTKAVTPTAARADAKGRSPADAAPASNRATRAAERRSAIVEAAMEEFIARGFAATRLDDIAKRAGVAKGTIYLHFKDKESMFEELVRTVIVPVVAKLNALPPPTGSVRDLVEAFAGNFLKEVIGTRRGDLVRLIVAEGPRFPSVADFYYREVVSRGIAGMRALIELGIARGEIREKNLARYPQILVAPAMIAVIWQSLFARHAPLDAQDMLRVHLDVIFGERRTT from the coding sequence ATGACAAAGAAGCCAACCAAAGCAGTCACGCCAACCGCAGCTCGCGCCGATGCGAAGGGCCGTTCGCCCGCCGACGCTGCGCCCGCTTCGAACCGTGCCACGCGTGCGGCCGAGCGCCGGTCGGCCATCGTGGAAGCGGCGATGGAGGAGTTCATCGCGCGTGGCTTTGCCGCGACGCGGCTCGACGACATCGCCAAGCGGGCGGGCGTGGCCAAGGGCACGATCTACCTGCACTTCAAGGACAAGGAATCGATGTTCGAGGAGCTGGTGCGCACGGTGATCGTGCCCGTCGTGGCCAAGCTGAATGCGCTGCCGCCGCCGACGGGCTCGGTGCGCGATCTCGTCGAGGCCTTTGCCGGTAACTTCCTCAAGGAGGTCATCGGCACGAGGCGCGGCGATCTCGTGCGATTGATCGTGGCGGAAGGGCCGCGCTTTCCGTCCGTCGCCGATTTCTATTATCGCGAGGTCGTCTCGCGCGGGATCGCCGGCATGCGCGCGCTGATCGAGCTCGGCATTGCCCGCGGCGAGATCCGCGAGAAGAACCTCGCGCGCTATCCGCAGATCCTGGTCGCACCCGCGATGATCGCGGTGATCTGGCAGAGCCTGTTTGCACGGCACGCGCCGCTCGACGCCCAGGACATGCTGCGCGTCCATCTCGATGTGATTTTTGGTGAACGGAGGACGACATGA